One window of Mediterraneibacter gnavus ATCC 29149 genomic DNA carries:
- a CDS encoding SpoIID/LytB domain-containing protein: MKIKHQKLKSAGAFLTILLLLPYVVTVFVNGIDVLGMSQEPCVQAETEDQDGEKTVRTVPWTEYMMGILGKTMPASYEKEALKAQAVVLRTMLYQQAAQDVVFKEAYLTPEELKKKWGAENFENYYKKLREVLDETETQVLFYQDSYAWVPYHQSSNGKTRSGKEVIGGDTYPYLATRECLEDVKAEDEMHVYQFSYDEIKKKCRSFLEAAEGEAEAKKALKFEDFEIQEKDSAGYVSKFRIGNTVCSGDEFRDALSLASSAFSIQEESGGLKITTMGKGHGLGMSQWTANELAKNGQNYKEILEFFFEGTTITNSEEILEKPE; encoded by the coding sequence ATGAAGATAAAACATCAAAAACTAAAATCAGCGGGAGCGTTTTTGACAATCCTGTTATTGCTTCCCTATGTAGTCACAGTTTTTGTAAACGGAATCGATGTACTGGGAATGTCGCAGGAACCTTGTGTTCAGGCAGAAACAGAAGATCAGGACGGTGAGAAGACTGTTAGGACGGTTCCGTGGACAGAATACATGATGGGAATTTTAGGGAAAACAATGCCAGCATCCTATGAAAAAGAGGCACTGAAGGCACAGGCAGTAGTACTTCGTACCATGCTGTATCAGCAGGCTGCACAGGATGTTGTGTTCAAAGAGGCATATCTGACACCGGAAGAATTGAAGAAAAAATGGGGAGCTGAAAATTTTGAGAATTATTATAAGAAATTAAGAGAGGTGCTGGATGAAACAGAGACACAAGTGCTTTTTTATCAGGATTCTTATGCCTGGGTTCCGTATCATCAATCCAGTAACGGAAAGACAAGAAGCGGAAAAGAAGTGATCGGCGGGGATACATATCCGTATCTTGCGACAAGAGAATGTCTGGAGGATGTGAAGGCGGAAGACGAGATGCATGTGTATCAGTTTTCGTATGATGAGATCAAGAAAAAGTGCCGGTCGTTCCTGGAAGCGGCAGAGGGAGAAGCAGAAGCCAAAAAAGCGCTGAAATTCGAAGATTTTGAAATCCAGGAAAAAGATTCTGCAGGATATGTTTCCAAATTTCGGATTGGAAACACGGTCTGCAGCGGAGATGAATTTCGAGATGCGTTATCTCTTGCATCCAGTGCATTTTCCATACAGGAAGAATCAGGAGGACTCAAAATCACCACAATGGGAAAAGGGCACGGACTTGGGATGAGCCAGTGGACGGCAAATGAACTGGCGAAAAACGGTCAAAATTATAAAGAGATTCTGGAATTCTTCTTTGAGGGAACAACGATCACAAACTCCGAAGAAATTTTGGAAAAACCAGAATAA
- a CDS encoding glycogen/starch/alpha-glucan phosphorylase, producing MYSKRFEKETFKEAVRENVRTLYRKNIAEASPQQIFQAVSYAVKDIIMDDWIATQKAYDEADAKAVYYMSMEFLMGRALGNNLINMTAYKEVKEALEEMDIDLNVVEDEEPDAALGNGGLGRLAACFLDSLSTLNYPAYGCGIRYRYGMFKQKIENGYQVETPDNWLKEGNPFELRREEYAKEVRFGGNVHFDKDPETGKDIFVQENYESVLAIPYDMPIVGYGNHVVNTLRVWDAKAITDFQLDAFDRGDYHKSVEQENLAKLIVDVLYPNDNHYAGKELRLKQQYFFISASLQTMLEKYKKKHSDVRKLYEKVAIQMNDTHPTVAVPELMRLLIDQEGLTWEEAWDVTTKTCAYTNHTIMSEALEKWPIDLFSRLLPRIYQIVQEIDRRFLIEVRAKYPGNEEKVRKMAILYDGQVRMAHMAIIAGYSVNGVAKLHTEILKHQELKDFYEMMPEKFNNKTNGITQRRFLLHGNQLLADWITNKIGDGWITDLAQIGKLKAYVDDEQARKEFMEIKYRNKVRLAAYIKKHNGIEVDPNSIFDVQVKRLHEYKRQLLNIMHVMYLYNQIKEHPEVSFYPRTFIFGAKAAAGYKRAKETIKLINSVADVVNNDRSINGKLKVVFIEDYRVSNAELLFAAADVSEQISTASKEASGTGNMKFMLNGAPTLGTMDGANVEIVDEVGIENAFIFGLSSEEVINYENHGGYNPTEIYFNDWEIKRVVDQLMDGTYANGNHEMYKDLYNSLLNTQCTDRPDTYFILKDFRSYADAQKKVEEAYKDKDRWSKMAMMNTASSGKFTSDRTIEEYVDDIWKLKKVFVKPVEE from the coding sequence ATGTACAGCAAACGTTTTGAAAAGGAAACATTTAAAGAGGCAGTCAGGGAAAATGTAAGGACTCTGTATCGGAAAAATATTGCTGAAGCATCTCCACAGCAGATATTTCAGGCAGTTTCCTATGCCGTAAAAGATATTATTATGGATGACTGGATCGCTACGCAGAAGGCTTATGATGAAGCAGATGCAAAGGCCGTCTACTATATGTCCATGGAGTTTCTGATGGGACGTGCGCTTGGCAATAACCTGATCAATATGACAGCATACAAAGAGGTCAAAGAAGCACTGGAAGAGATGGACATCGATCTGAACGTTGTTGAGGATGAAGAGCCGGACGCAGCACTTGGAAACGGAGGACTCGGAAGACTTGCAGCATGTTTTCTGGATTCATTGTCCACTTTGAATTATCCGGCATACGGATGTGGAATCCGTTACCGCTATGGAATGTTTAAGCAGAAAATAGAAAATGGTTATCAGGTGGAGACACCTGATAACTGGCTCAAAGAAGGAAATCCGTTTGAGCTGCGCCGCGAGGAATATGCAAAAGAAGTGCGCTTCGGGGGAAATGTACATTTTGACAAAGATCCGGAGACAGGAAAAGATATCTTTGTACAGGAAAATTATGAATCCGTACTTGCAATCCCATATGATATGCCGATCGTGGGATACGGTAATCACGTAGTCAATACACTGCGTGTGTGGGATGCAAAGGCAATCACAGATTTCCAGCTGGACGCATTTGACAGAGGAGATTATCACAAATCCGTAGAGCAGGAGAATCTTGCAAAACTGATCGTAGATGTATTGTATCCGAATGACAATCACTATGCAGGAAAAGAGCTTCGTCTGAAACAGCAGTATTTCTTTATTTCCGCAAGCTTGCAGACAATGCTTGAAAAGTATAAAAAGAAACACAGTGATGTGCGTAAACTCTACGAAAAGGTAGCGATTCAGATGAATGATACCCACCCGACCGTGGCAGTGCCGGAGCTGATGCGTCTTCTCATCGATCAGGAAGGGCTCACATGGGAGGAAGCATGGGATGTGACAACAAAGACCTGTGCATATACGAACCATACGATTATGTCAGAAGCTTTGGAAAAATGGCCGATTGATCTGTTCTCCAGACTGCTTCCGCGTATTTATCAGATCGTACAGGAGATTGACAGAAGATTCCTGATTGAGGTGCGTGCAAAATATCCTGGAAATGAAGAGAAGGTACGCAAGATGGCAATTCTCTATGATGGTCAGGTAAGAATGGCACATATGGCGATCATTGCAGGATATTCTGTCAATGGTGTTGCAAAGCTCCATACGGAGATCCTCAAACACCAAGAGTTAAAAGACTTCTATGAGATGATGCCGGAGAAATTTAATAACAAGACGAATGGAATCACGCAGAGAAGATTTTTGCTTCACGGAAATCAGCTGCTTGCAGACTGGATCACGAATAAGATCGGAGACGGCTGGATCACTGATCTTGCCCAGATCGGAAAGCTGAAAGCCTATGTAGATGATGAGCAGGCGAGAAAAGAGTTCATGGAGATCAAATACCGCAACAAAGTCCGTTTGGCAGCGTATATCAAAAAACACAACGGAATTGAAGTAGATCCGAATTCAATTTTTGATGTACAGGTAAAACGTCTTCATGAGTACAAACGTCAGTTGTTAAATATCATGCATGTAATGTATCTGTACAATCAGATCAAAGAACATCCGGAGGTGAGCTTCTATCCGAGAACCTTTATTTTCGGAGCAAAAGCAGCGGCCGGATATAAACGTGCAAAAGAGACGATCAAACTGATCAACTCCGTAGCAGATGTAGTCAATAATGACAGAAGCATCAATGGCAAATTAAAAGTTGTATTTATCGAAGATTACCGTGTATCCAACGCAGAGCTTTTATTTGCGGCAGCAGATGTCAGTGAGCAGATTTCTACAGCTTCCAAAGAAGCTTCCGGTACCGGAAATATGAAATTCATGCTCAACGGTGCGCCGACATTGGGTACGATGGACGGAGCCAACGTAGAGATTGTGGATGAAGTCGGCATTGAAAATGCATTTATCTTCGGACTCAGTTCAGAAGAAGTTATCAACTATGAAAATCATGGCGGATACAATCCGACAGAGATTTACTTCAATGACTGGGAGATCAAGCGTGTGGTAGATCAGCTGATGGATGGAACCTATGCAAACGGAAACCACGAGATGTACAAAGATCTGTATAACTCACTTCTGAACACACAGTGTACAGACAGACCTGACACATACTTTATTCTGAAGGATTTCCGTTCCTATGCAGATGCACAGAAGAAAGTAGAAGAAGCATATAAAGATAAGGACAGATGGTCCAAAATGGCGATGATGAACACTGCCAGCAGTGGAAAATTCACCTCTGACAGAACGATTGAAGAGTATGTGGATGATATCTGGAAACTGAAGAAGGTGTTTGTAAAGCCGGTCGAAGAATAG
- the ileS gene encoding isoleucine--tRNA ligase yields the protein MYKKVSTDMNFVGREKEVEAFWKEHDIFQKSMEEKEGCPEYTFYDGPPTANGKPHIGHVLTRVIKDMIPRYRTMKGYKVPRKAGWDTHGLPVELEVEKLLGLDGKDQIEGYGLEPFIDKCKESVWKYKGMWEDFSSTVGFWADMEHPYVTYDNNFIESEWWALKQIWDKKLLYKGFKIVPYCPRCGTPLSAQEVAQGYKDVKERSAIVRFKVKNEDAYILAWTTTPWTLPSNLALCVNPSETYVKVKAADGYVYYMAEALLNTVLGKLAEEGTPAYEVLETYVGKDLEYKEYEPLYQCAADSAEKQHKKAFYVTCDNYVTLTDGTGVVHIAPAFGEDDANVGRNYELPFVQLVDEKGDMAAETPFAGVFVKKADPMVLKDLDERGLLFDAPKFEHSYPHCWRCDTPLIYYARESWFIKMTAVKEDLIANNNTINWIPENIGKGRFGDWLENVQDWGISRNRYWGTPLNIWECECGHMHSIGSIAELKEMSDNCPDDIELHRPYIDDVTITCPECGKQMHRVPEVIDCWFDSGSMPFAQHHYPFENEDLFKQQFPADFISEAVDQTRGWFYSLLAISTLLFNKAPYKNVIVLGHVQDENGQKMSKSKGNAVDPFDALETYGADAIRWYFYSNSAPWLPNRFHGKAVVEGQRKFMGTLWNTYAFFVLYANIDGFDATKYTLEYDKLGVMDKWLLSKLNTLTKTVDEHLANYRIPESARALQDFVDDMSNWYVRRSRERFWAKGMEQDKINAYMTLYTALVTVSKVAAPMIPFMTEEIYQNLVKSVDASAPESIHLCDYPEVQNELIDEKLEADMDNVLKLVVMGRACRNASNIKNRQPIGQMFVKAGFDLPEFYQEIVADELNVKNVKFTDDVRDFTSYSFKPQLKTVGPKYGKMLGGIKAALDQLDGNAAMDEINETGSLKLDINGQEVTLFKEDLLIDTAQIEGYVSENDNGITVVLDTNLTEELLEEGFVREIISKIQTMRKEAGFEVMDKIKVTYKGSEKAEAVFAANGTQICSEVLAVSAEKAEPAGFVKEWKINGEAVFMGVEKEGR from the coding sequence ATGTACAAGAAAGTTTCCACGGATATGAATTTCGTAGGACGTGAAAAAGAAGTTGAAGCATTCTGGAAAGAGCATGATATCTTCCAGAAAAGTATGGAGGAAAAAGAAGGATGTCCGGAGTACACCTTTTACGACGGACCTCCGACAGCAAACGGAAAACCGCATATCGGTCACGTTCTGACACGTGTTATCAAAGATATGATCCCGAGATACCGCACAATGAAGGGATACAAGGTTCCTCGTAAAGCAGGATGGGATACCCATGGTCTGCCGGTAGAGCTGGAAGTAGAAAAGCTGCTTGGTCTGGACGGAAAAGATCAGATTGAAGGATACGGACTGGAGCCGTTTATCGACAAATGTAAAGAGAGCGTATGGAAATACAAAGGAATGTGGGAGGATTTCTCCAGCACGGTTGGATTCTGGGCAGATATGGAGCATCCTTATGTAACATACGACAACAATTTCATCGAATCCGAGTGGTGGGCATTGAAACAGATCTGGGACAAAAAGCTCCTCTACAAAGGATTTAAGATTGTACCTTACTGCCCTCGCTGCGGAACTCCGTTGTCTGCGCAGGAAGTGGCACAGGGATACAAGGATGTGAAAGAGCGTTCTGCAATCGTAAGATTTAAGGTAAAAAACGAAGACGCATACATTCTGGCATGGACAACAACACCTTGGACACTGCCGTCAAACCTTGCACTTTGTGTAAATCCAAGTGAGACTTATGTAAAAGTAAAAGCAGCAGACGGTTATGTATATTACATGGCAGAGGCACTTCTTAATACGGTTCTTGGAAAGCTTGCAGAAGAAGGAACACCGGCTTATGAGGTTCTGGAGACATATGTAGGAAAAGATCTGGAATACAAAGAGTATGAGCCATTGTACCAGTGTGCAGCTGACAGTGCAGAGAAACAGCATAAAAAAGCATTTTATGTGACATGTGATAACTACGTTACATTGACAGACGGTACCGGAGTCGTTCATATTGCGCCTGCATTTGGTGAGGACGATGCAAATGTCGGAAGAAATTATGAACTCCCGTTTGTACAGCTTGTAGATGAAAAAGGGGATATGGCAGCAGAGACTCCGTTTGCAGGAGTATTTGTGAAAAAGGCAGATCCGATGGTACTCAAAGATCTGGATGAGAGAGGACTTCTCTTTGACGCTCCGAAATTTGAGCACAGCTATCCGCACTGCTGGAGATGTGATACTCCGCTGATCTACTACGCACGTGAGTCCTGGTTCATCAAGATGACGGCTGTAAAAGAAGATCTGATTGCAAACAACAACACAATCAACTGGATTCCGGAAAACATCGGAAAAGGACGTTTCGGAGACTGGCTTGAAAACGTTCAGGACTGGGGAATCAGCCGTAACCGTTACTGGGGAACACCGCTGAATATCTGGGAGTGTGAATGCGGACATATGCACTCTATTGGAAGCATTGCAGAATTAAAAGAGATGTCTGATAACTGTCCGGATGATATCGAACTGCACCGTCCATATATCGACGATGTGACGATTACTTGTCCAGAGTGTGGAAAACAGATGCACCGTGTACCGGAAGTGATTGACTGCTGGTTTGACAGTGGTTCCATGCCGTTTGCACAGCACCACTATCCGTTTGAGAACGAAGATTTGTTCAAACAGCAGTTCCCGGCAGACTTTATTTCCGAGGCGGTAGACCAGACAAGAGGATGGTTCTACTCTCTGCTTGCGATTTCTACATTGCTGTTTAACAAAGCGCCATACAAGAATGTTATCGTTCTTGGACATGTGCAGGATGAGAACGGACAGAAGATGAGTAAGTCCAAAGGAAACGCGGTCGATCCATTTGACGCACTGGAGACATACGGAGCAGATGCGATCCGCTGGTACTTCTACAGCAACAGTGCACCATGGCTTCCAAACCGTTTCCACGGAAAAGCAGTTGTAGAAGGACAGCGTAAATTCATGGGAACTCTGTGGAACACATACGCATTCTTCGTACTGTATGCAAATATTGATGGATTTGACGCAACAAAATATACACTGGAATATGATAAATTAGGAGTCATGGATAAATGGCTTCTGTCCAAACTGAATACACTGACAAAAACAGTGGATGAGCATCTGGCAAACTACAGAATTCCGGAAAGTGCAAGAGCACTGCAGGATTTCGTGGATGACATGAGTAACTGGTATGTCAGAAGAAGCCGTGAGCGTTTCTGGGCAAAAGGAATGGAACAGGATAAGATCAATGCGTACATGACATTGTACACTGCGCTTGTGACAGTATCGAAAGTTGCTGCGCCGATGATCCCGTTCATGACAGAAGAAATCTACCAGAACCTGGTGAAGAGTGTTGATGCATCCGCTCCGGAAAGTATCCACCTTTGTGATTATCCGGAGGTTCAGAACGAACTGATCGATGAAAAACTGGAAGCAGATATGGACAATGTATTAAAACTGGTTGTCATGGGCCGTGCATGCCGTAACGCATCCAACATCAAAAACCGTCAGCCGATCGGACAGATGTTCGTGAAAGCAGGATTCGATCTGCCGGAATTTTATCAGGAGATCGTGGCAGATGAGCTGAATGTAAAAAATGTAAAATTTACAGATGATGTAAGAGACTTTACTTCTTATAGTTTTAAACCACAGTTAAAGACAGTCGGACCAAAATATGGTAAAATGTTGGGTGGAATCAAAGCTGCGTTAGACCAGCTCGATGGCAATGCAGCAATGGATGAGATTAACGAAACAGGTTCTCTGAAACTGGATATTAACGGACAGGAAGTAACACTGTTCAAAGAAGATTTGTTGATCGATACTGCACAGATTGAAGGATATGTTTCTGAAAATGACAATGGAATCACCGTTGTTCTGGATACAAATCTGACAGAAGAGCTTCTGGAGGAAGGATTTGTAAGAGAGATCATCAGTAAGATCCAGACAATGAGAAAAGAAGCCGGATTTGAAGTGATGGATAAGATCAAAGTGACCTACAAAGGAAGCGAAAAGGCAGAGGCAGTCTTCGCAGCGAACGGTACACAGATCTGTTCTGAGGTTCTGGCAGTTTCTGCAGAAAAAGCAGAGCCGGCCGGATTCGTAAAAGAATGGAAGATTAATGGAGAAGCTGTTTTCATGGGAGTCGAAAAAGAAGGGAGATAA